CCAGCGTTATAAAGAAGGTGCAGATGTTATTAAGATAACTGCTACCGGTGGCGTATTAAGTGTTGCTAAAAGTGGTCAAAACCCTCAGTTTACTATTGAGGAAATAAAAGCAATTACAGAAACAGCTAATGATTATGGTATGCTTACCGCAGCTCATGCTCATGGGGATGAAGGTATGCAAAGAGCAATTTTAGGAGGAATAAAAACTATTGAGCATGGTACATTAATGTCCGAAGAAACTATGGATTTAATGGTTAAGCACAATACCTATATGGTGCCGACTATCTCTGCAGGACAGGAAGCAGCAAGGTTAGCTAAAATTCCTAATTACTTACCACCTGTAGTAGCTAAGAAAGCTTTGGAAATAGGACCAAAATTAAATGAAACTTTTGCGAAAGCTTATAAAAAAGGGGTAAGCATTGCTTTTGGTACCGATTCTGGGGTATCACCTCATGGAGATAATGCAAAGGAATTCATATACATGAACAAGGCGGGCATGCCTATTATTGAGGCATTGCGCTCAGCTACAATTACCAATGCAATGTTATTGGGGGAAAAGGAATTAGGTCAAATTAAAGAGGGCTTTATTGCTGATATTGTTGCCGTAAATGAAAATCCTTTAGAAAATGTGGAAACACTTATAGATGTAGTTTTTGTTATGAAAGAGGGAGTTATTTATAAGCAATAAACTTTTTTATAGTTTCTGCTAGTTAGTATTAAGATTGGAGTGATTGAACATGAAGTTGAATGTTGAAAGTAGTGAGCAATTAATGCAGGTTGTATTGAATGATTCACTTTTTGATAAATTGATTCAGCAGGTTCAGAAAGATTTTGTACTTGCCAATATACCTCTAAAAATTCCTGAATTACTGGAATATATCGAGTTTGTAGCGCTCATTAAGGAGAAGTTGTATTTCTTGATGATGGATCATTTTGCTGAATATCTAAACCTAATGTACATCATAGATGTACCGGAAAGTGAATTTCAAAACATTGAAATTACAGATACCGTTGATGTAGCGGATCAGGTTACTTTTTTGATTTTAAAACGTGAGTATAAAAAAGTGTGGTATCGAAATCGATATCAATAAAGAGACTTGCAAATAATACTTTTACTTATATTTCTTTTATATCCATTATATAACCAACAAGCCAGCAGGTAAGCATAATCCAAAGAGCAAATAATAGCGAACCATAATAATCACTTGTATTGGCTATGAAAATGTTGTCTGCTATCCAATTGTAAGCAGTTTTTGCTTTCATTGAAATCTTTGCTAAACTTATTGCGAACAGTTTCGATAATAAATATATGAATAAGGTGTTTTACCGAATACCTCCAAGAAATAGGTCTATTTATCAGGTTTCTTAAGGTCTAACAGGTAAATCCAAAGGGCATAAAAATATATCAATACCACTTAGTAAGTAGTACAAATGAGCTTTTCCAGAGTTTTCTATTAAATGGTATAAATAAATCCCAAGTAAATCCTGCAGTTACCAGAATACCGGTAGCCATTATAAGTTCGGCAATGGTTTTAAAATTTTTGTCTCGGTAATAGGTTTTAAATTTTCATAATAAAAAATAAAAACCAGTATATACGATACTCTAATAAGAATAGTATAAAAAACTGCTTTAAAACATTTTTAAGAAATACGCCACTTCCTAATTTTACATACTTAAACTCATGGCATTACCATCAATAAAAAGAAGCATGGAAGAACAAATCTGTAAGTGTAAATCCGTTTCACTGCATGTTTTTAAATTTCCAAAACCAGTTTCGCCGTTACCTGAGGAGTTTACAATGATCATAAAGGTTACACCCATCCCTCTAAAGACATCTTATAAAAAATGGCAGTTATTTAATTTGCTGATTTTGGATGTTTTGCTTTAATGAAAGTTAGTGAATTTTAGAAGTATACCCGTACGAATGGCATAAGGGCATTTCCGTATATACTTTTACTGTCATCAAATAATAAATCGTACCGTAAACCCATGGTTACATTTCTGGTGCTATATCCTGCGCCTATAAAAAACGCTGGAAGCCAATAATTATCCGCTACATCGATTGTTTGCGTTGCTATAGTTCTATTAATTCGCAATTGTTCAAATTCTGCTGAAATTTGTAGTTGGGGTATGGGGTTGAAAAGTGAAAGAATACTACCTCCGTAGGCTAAAAATTTGTCATCGTTAAACTTTGCATAATTAAAACTTAAACCAGTACCTGCGGCAAATTGCTCGTTAAATTCATAAATAGCGCTAGGAGAAATAGAACCATTAAAGCCATTATTGGTAAAACCAAGCCCAAGACCGCCTCCAAATCTAACATTGTTCCAAAAATTAGCTGCATTACTTGAATTTTGAGCAAAAGAGAAAAAGAGGTTTAGGGAGAATAATACTGTATAAATTGTTTTTTTTAAGCTCATTAGATGATTTTGTTTTAAAGTTTCATTTTTTCTAATAATAACGTTCATTCTATCGTTAGATATTGTAAATGTTGTATTTTTGTTAGAAATTTATTCTAAAGATACAGAAAGTAATTCATGGATAAATACTCCTTTTTAAAT
The genomic region above belongs to Maribacter hydrothermalis and contains:
- a CDS encoding metal-dependent hydrolase family protein yields the protein MKNYLFLLMLLVFSVTTAQDTYLQCGKIVDVESGKILSEKTIVISENKIKEIKNGFVTGSDTDEVIDLKSKTILPGFIDMHVHIESESSPSRYLEAFTMNEADVAFQSTVYAKKTLMAGFTTVRDLGGSGVNIALKKAINKGTVVGPRIFTAGKSLATTGGHADPTNGRSNELMGDPGPKEGVVNSPEDGRKAVRQRYKEGADVIKITATGGVLSVAKSGQNPQFTIEEIKAITETANDYGMLTAAHAHGDEGMQRAILGGIKTIEHGTLMSEETMDLMVKHNTYMVPTISAGQEAARLAKIPNYLPPVVAKKALEIGPKLNETFAKAYKKGVSIAFGTDSGVSPHGDNAKEFIYMNKAGMPIIEALRSATITNAMLLGEKELGQIKEGFIADIVAVNENPLENVETLIDVVFVMKEGVIYKQ
- a CDS encoding alpha-ketoglutarate decarboxylase; this translates as MSLKKTIYTVLFSLNLFFSFAQNSSNAANFWNNVRFGGGLGLGFTNNGFNGSISPSAIYEFNEQFAAGTGLSFNYAKFNDDKFLAYGGSILSLFNPIPQLQISAEFEQLRINRTIATQTIDVADNYWLPAFFIGAGYSTRNVTMGLRYDLLFDDSKSIYGNALMPFVRVYF